A window of Campylobacter ureolyticus contains these coding sequences:
- a CDS encoding WG repeat-containing protein — MKKIVCALTLLVFIFTGCDSDSEFLTPAEIDGKYGFINEKSKFVLKPIYERAWEFSENGVAVVQLNGKFGLINKKGKFIVEPKFDDIGYFSKNGLAEVKLYSKWGVINEKGKFIIEPKFDDMGYFSKNGLTKNGLTKIELNGKYGFINEKGDIVIEPKFDDIYYFSENGLAAAQLKKEWGIGSKWGFINEKGKFIVEPKFDDIEQFSKNGLAPVKLYSKWGVINEKGKFIVEPKFDNIWEFSKNGLAPVNLYNRWGFINEKGDIVIEPKFDYVDRFLENGLAKIELNGKYGFINEKGDIVIEPKFDNIYYFSENGLAKIKLNGKYGFINEKGDIIIEPKFDDIGYFSKNGLAPVKLYNRWGIINEKGDIVIEPKFDYVDRFLENGLATIELNGKYGFINEKGDIVIEPKFDNIYYFLENGLAKIKLNGKYGFINEKGDIVIEPKFDDIGYFKKGWATIKLDGKHGAINEKGGEIWGVVF, encoded by the coding sequence ATGAAAAAAATCGTTTGTGCCTTGACTTTATTAGTTTTTATTTTTACGGGTTGTGATAGTGATTCAGAGTTTTTAACACCTGCTGAAATAGACGGCAAATATGGTTTTATTAATGAAAAAAGTAAGTTTGTCTTGAAGCCAATCTACGAAAGAGCTTGGGAATTTTCAGAAAATGGCGTAGCAGTAGTTCAGTTAAATGGCAAATTCGGTCTTATAAATAAAAAAGGTAAATTTATAGTTGAGCCTAAATTTGATGATATCGGTTATTTTTCAAAAAATGGTTTAGCAGAAGTTAAGCTATACAGTAAATGGGGTGTTATCAATGAAAAAGGCAAATTTATAATTGAACCTAAATTTGATGATATGGGTTATTTTTCAAAAAATGGTTTAACAAAAAATGGTTTAACAAAAATTGAGTTAAACGGTAAATATGGTTTTATCAATGAAAAAGGAGATATCGTAATAGAACCTAAATTTGATGATATTTACTATTTTTCAGAAAATGGTTTAGCAGCAGCTCAATTAAAAAAAGAATGGGGTATTGGCAGCAAATGGGGTTTTATCAATGAAAAAGGTAAATTTATAGTTGAGCCTAAGTTTGATGATATTGAACAATTTTCAAAAAATGGTTTAGCACCAGTTAAGCTATACAGTAAATGGGGTGTTATCAATGAAAAAGGTAAATTTATAGTAGAGCCTAAATTTGATAATATATGGGAGTTTTCAAAAAATGGTTTAGCACCAGTTAATTTATATAATCGGTGGGGTTTCATCAATGAAAAAGGAGATATCGTAATAGAACCTAAATTTGATTATGTTGATAGATTTTTAGAAAATGGTTTAGCAAAAATTGAGTTAAACGGTAAATATGGTTTTATCAATGAAAAAGGAGATATCGTAATAGAACCTAAATTTGATAATATTTACTATTTTTCAGAAAATGGTTTAGCAAAAATTAAGTTAAACGGTAAATATGGTTTTATCAATGAAAAGGGGGATATCATAATAGAACCTAAATTTGATGATATTGGTTATTTTTCAAAAAATGGTTTAGCACCAGTTAAGTTATATAATCGGTGGGGTATTATCAATGAAAAAGGAGATATCGTAATAGAACCTAAATTTGATTATGTTGATAGATTTTTAGAAAATGGTTTAGCAACAATTGAGTTAAACGGTAAATATGGTTTTATCAATGAAAAAGGAGATATCGTAATAGAACCTAAATTTGATAATATTTACTATTTTTTAGAAAATGGTTTAGCAAAAATTAAGCTAAACGGTAAATATGGTTTTATCAATGAAAAAGGAGATATCGTAATAGAACCTAAATTTGATGATATTGGTTATTTTAAAAAAGGTTGGGCAACAATTAAATTAGACGGTAAACACGGTGCTATAAACGAAAAAGGCGGAGAGATATGGGGAGTGGTATTTTAA